Proteins from a single region of Limisphaerales bacterium:
- a CDS encoding DUF4836 family protein, whose product MARELFLWIPTLLVMAGLWIGCGEKTTEPPENDGNGTGPSANAENVEPPTSAQPPVTTPNTDPAANPVSKPAAGAGTLAAHLPQKLTMLFSANVKQLLEKGGHKEFLKSKIFEQIMAEVNDELAISILKDPAASGLDIAQPAHVFMNILPPAEDNDFGAEPLVEGGLLMAVKDSATLEKTINKIIATTGLPLKVAEAKGFKQLAMAGMPVAMGFTDQVFVIVGTSDQAKVLQVPAMLEARINGNSKPSNSLSEHLKKKYDIGAWFDYNQLLTIMDAAIGEDPVSKLVNDIYKDLTYSATLSFEPGAINSDLSISFGKEANQFAGLAGKGADAALLDLVPQNTIAAFAESINMAAVRKFFNKDILPLLLKQPEFEEVLAMMEAEIGLTLKDLLSIPKGDFILSWDSLEMAEGDFGPTPAVGFLVGLTVDNWVAANKLINNEKLQEGMTMLKGMFGIQFAQNQKALFITSKKHANAVAEGKVANPVKGNKRAMLGKHVAGGFVRFAGIADVIEVMSEGDEEAAQAVNILRKFDEASFTSDMTSMNASLTFKDKKTNSLKQLIDLSIKLAEMAGEIGFEGEGPEIEGIEIEPENAEAAPRKR is encoded by the coding sequence ATGGCCCGTGAACTTTTTCTCTGGATTCCCACCCTACTGGTGATGGCCGGCTTGTGGATCGGGTGCGGCGAAAAAACCACAGAACCCCCTGAAAATGACGGCAACGGCACCGGCCCGTCGGCGAATGCGGAAAACGTTGAACCCCCAACCAGCGCGCAGCCCCCCGTTACGACGCCCAATACGGATCCGGCAGCCAATCCGGTTTCCAAACCCGCCGCGGGCGCAGGCACATTGGCTGCTCATTTGCCTCAGAAACTCACCATGCTTTTCTCTGCCAACGTCAAGCAACTGCTCGAAAAAGGCGGCCACAAAGAATTCCTCAAATCCAAAATCTTTGAGCAGATCATGGCTGAAGTTAATGACGAATTAGCCATCTCGATTCTCAAAGATCCCGCCGCCAGCGGGTTGGATATCGCCCAACCGGCGCACGTGTTTATGAATATCCTGCCGCCCGCAGAGGATAATGATTTTGGCGCCGAACCCCTCGTGGAAGGTGGCCTGTTGATGGCGGTTAAGGATTCCGCGACTCTGGAGAAAACCATCAACAAGATCATCGCCACCACCGGGTTGCCGTTGAAAGTAGCCGAAGCCAAGGGCTTCAAACAGCTCGCCATGGCCGGCATGCCTGTGGCTATGGGCTTCACTGATCAAGTCTTTGTCATTGTAGGCACCAGCGATCAGGCGAAGGTTTTGCAAGTGCCAGCCATGCTCGAGGCACGCATCAACGGAAACTCCAAACCGAGCAACAGCCTCAGCGAGCATCTCAAGAAAAAGTATGATATTGGAGCGTGGTTTGACTACAACCAGCTACTCACCATTATGGATGCTGCCATCGGCGAGGATCCCGTGTCCAAGTTGGTCAATGACATATACAAAGACCTCACCTACTCGGCCACACTCAGCTTTGAGCCCGGCGCAATCAATTCGGATCTGTCCATCAGCTTCGGCAAAGAAGCAAATCAATTCGCCGGGTTGGCCGGCAAAGGCGCGGATGCTGCCTTGCTAGACCTCGTGCCACAAAACACCATCGCGGCCTTTGCCGAATCGATTAACATGGCCGCGGTTCGGAAATTCTTCAATAAAGACATCTTGCCCCTGTTGCTGAAGCAACCTGAATTTGAAGAGGTGCTCGCCATGATGGAAGCCGAAATCGGCCTGACGCTCAAAGATCTCTTATCCATTCCCAAGGGCGACTTCATCCTGAGTTGGGACAGCTTGGAAATGGCCGAAGGCGATTTCGGCCCCACACCGGCCGTCGGATTTCTCGTGGGCCTTACCGTGGACAACTGGGTGGCCGCCAACAAACTCATCAACAATGAGAAACTGCAGGAAGGCATGACTATGCTGAAAGGGATGTTTGGCATACAATTCGCCCAAAACCAAAAGGCTCTCTTTATCACTTCCAAAAAACACGCGAATGCCGTAGCCGAAGGCAAAGTAGCAAATCCTGTGAAGGGCAATAAGCGCGCGATGCTTGGCAAGCACGTGGCCGGCGGATTTGTGCGGTTCGCCGGAATCGCTGATGTCATTGAAGTGATGTCCGAGGGGGATGAAGAGGCTGCGCAGGCAGTCAATATCCTTCGCAAATTCGATGAAGCCTCCTTCACCAGCGACATGACGTCTATGAATGCCTCGCTCACCTTTAAAGACAAAAAAACCAACAGCTTGAAGCAGCTCATCGATTTATCGATCAAACTTGCTGAAATGGCCGGAGAAATCGGCTTTGAAGGGGAAGGACCGGAAATTGAAGGCATCGAAATCGAGCCTGAGAACGCGGAAGCCGCACCCCGTAAAAGATAG